The Trachemys scripta elegans isolate TJP31775 chromosome 14, CAS_Tse_1.0, whole genome shotgun sequence genome segment AAATGGGAACAATAAACCATCCTTTTAAAAGTTCCTTTCATACATACACAATTCTGAATGTCAACACACAATAAATATGCTGCCTCACTGCACCCACCAGTTTTGTACACTTGTGATCTAGACATAGGAGGTGAGTTTACACAGACACACTAGCTCCATGCACGAGGACCCCTGTGCAACTCTTGGGGCATAAGATCTTTGTAAATAAGGTGGGATAATTGACGCTCATGTACTGCGATGGATCAGAAATGGACAAAGCAGCTCGTCTCCTGTGCACTCCACATGGTCCTAAAGAAGGATTAATGTGACCCAACCATTTTAGATTTTAGCATCTCCATCAACAAAATCACGGATAATTGTCAACCAACTAAAGTTCTGGAAAGAAGCTTAAACTTACAAGACACACAAATATTTCCCTAGTGTGGATGGATAAAGTTATTGCAGAGTCTTTCatacaagggggcagagttaaggttgtcatCAGTGACCTTACCTGAGAAATTCCTTGCTTTCACATGCTGGGTATTTTTGCAATGTAATTCTTAAAATGTCCTGCCTGAATGTCTGCAGTGTGGTTGCAGCAGTGTCAGacccgggatattagagagacaaggtgggtgagggaatatcttttacctgaagaagagctctgtgtagcttgaaaacatgtctctcccaccaacagaagttggtccaataaaagatatcacctcccccaccttgtctctgccttaatgtatttgtttaaacAATATTGTATCTTGGACCCTTCATCCTGAATTTCCTAGTTTCTAATGagtgctgtttttttaaatcccaatgttcctgcaaagtgctgatttgtctgttggggtggggggagctgattGGCGGGGGCCCACCGGTGGGTGCTGACCACCCACTATTTTATTTCCACGGGGCTTGGGTGCTCCAGCTTCAGAGcccccacggagttggcacctatgggcCCGACGCCCCATTGAGAAGTTTATCAGACATTCCAGTGGCTGGGGAAAGTGCATTGCACGCTGACGAAATTTCGAAGCGAGGGTTTGTGTGTCTTACCTTTGAATTGCTTCAGAGTTTGGGGGTTGAGGGAGAACTCCGGCGTCCTTTGCCTTGGAGAAAGAGCCATTGCAGCCCGCACCTTCCCCTCCTCACGGCTAGAGGCGGAAAAACACCAACCACACATTTATTAATCGTCACCTGATTGCTCAGTTCAAGTGGCAGCAAAACATCAAGGGGCCCATTTGTGCCTGGACCTGGCATGGGTCTGCAAGTGCTCTCGAGGTTGGGGGAGTGATGGGGAAAGACCCACGATGGGGGGCAGTGTGGAGCAGTGgaaagagcactggactgggaaccgGGACACCAGGCTTCAGCTCCCTGTGTTCTGCAACACACATGCTGGGTGACTAAAGGCAAGTGACTTCCACTCCCACCTTTTGCCTGGCTTGTCTAGACTGTAcattctccagggcagggactgtctctttgtgcGTATgtagtggggtcctgatctcagctgggggtaTAGGTACCATGGTAATATAAATACTAGGGAGTCTTTTCACCACCATTCCCACACAGGGACTAGGCAAAATGTCCATCCCTGGTCCCTTCTGACAGCTGCTTATCCCCTGTCTTATAGCTTTTCAGCCCTTTGggtgaatattttaaaacttttctctgcaaccatgacaGTTGCCTTAAATTGCCTTAAAAAAAGAAGCCGCTGAGGTTTTAgggtaatcacatgactccaggaaatGGGGctttgagaaaacaaacaaaaaatcaccaCCCAGACGTGTAACATTGGAGATGTGTCTTTCAGCCAATGCCCAAGCCCCTGATCTGCATTGTGAAGTATGAGGGGGAGTGAGAAGGAGCCATGTACCGGTTCAATATGTCTCGGGCGTCCTATaagtgagagggagagaaaagagagtTCAGCTCCACATGACACCTACTAGGGACGACTCCTGCTCCAGAAGCAGCTATTTTTTTGATCACTACTTCAGTTTCACAGTTACCAATAGCTGGTCAATTCAGATCTATGTCTTTAATCTCTCGGTTCCAATCGTTAACTCGCTGAACTCCAGCGATTAGGGTTTGGGGCTTGGAGAACCTTTTCTCCACTGCTAAAATAGAAACTTCCTATTTATGAACCTTAGGAAGTCAAATCACCCAGGGAACAGAAACGAAACCATGTGATTTTGGTGTCCAATCACAAGGCACCAGCAGCAAATAATGAACATTGTATATGCATAGTAGTAGCCTGCGTATGAGCAATCCGGACCCCACCTGCAAACTAAAGGCCCAGGTGCATGCTCAAACCTGAGTTTCGGAGTCACTTACAAATTTGTGCCTGCAACTAGAGGTGCAGGAATTGACAAGCTGGGCTGAGACCTTGGTCAAAATgtacaagagtacttgtggcaccttagagactaacaaatttattagagcataagctttcgtggactgtcAAAATGTGTCTCACAGAGATAAATGCACTGGGACCACGCCCTCCCCCAGGAAGCTGGCCCCGGTCACTTGGAACTGCACTGAGATCTGGTGTGATACATGGATCCAGGCAGAGATACCCGTGCCTgctgatagtgtgtgtgtgtggggcgtggggagggggagcagagtgagggcacccggcttcagcagtgttactgagcatgctcagtccacgTGAGCATGATCAGTACAatccaagcagcaaatctgggatGGGGCATGTGACCCCACATTCCCCCACCCTCTATGCCTCTGGATTCAGAGGCTAAAATGAATTCACACAAACCTTTAGTCAAAGACCTATCAGACAACTAATGTAGAAGACAAAGATTAAACAAGATCCAATAACTGGAAGttaaagctggacaaattcagatcgGAAACAAGGTGTTAGTTTTTAAAcatgagggtaattagccattggaacaatttaccaaggggggCGGTGGATTCTCCgccactggcaattttaaaatcaaaccagatttttttttttcttctgaaactgtgctctagctcaaacaggaattatttcagggaagttctatggcctctataccagaggtcagacttgatgatcacaaatatcagggggtagccgtgttagtctgtatccacaaaaacaacaaggagtccgctggcaccttaaagactaacagatttatttgggcataagctttcgtgggtaaaaatagGGGTTACATTTCTAGATGTTGAATCATTCAACCTGTTCTACATTAATGATGTCTCCAAAATAGCAGAGATGTTGGGTTCCTTCTCCAACAAAGAAACAGAAGAAGTTGGAGCAGTTAGCACGGAAGTAAAAATACCTCTGGATAAAGAACAGACAAAAGGCTATATTGGAAATATGAGGATATAAAAAACAACCAAGGCAGATAGCAGGCGCCCAAAAAGCATCGTTTCTATTGTAGTCAAGAGGAGACTGGCTATTGACTGCAAAAGAGAGAAGGATCAGTTTGAAGGGAATTGAACAACAAACTTACTGCATAATGCAGAGTGTTTTTAAATTCTGGACTGCTAGGGAGACATTGGGAGCTGGTTTTCTTTTTATCAGTGAAAGAGTGATCCTAGCAATTACCATTCCATCGTTCTAGCTCTGATAAGAGAAACAAGGCAGCTAATAGTTAGAgatgtgttttaaaatgtcttgcAGCAGATCCCCCATTTAGTTACTTGATTTGCTACTGGTGTTTTTTATTATAATATGTTTCACTCACTAGCAATTTCCTACCTCGCACTGCTCAGCGGCTGTCTCTGTGAAAGCTGTAACATGGTTTCTTGGTGTGCCGTGCAGAACACAGAGGTGAGTTTCTGGCCCCTCTTCAGACAACAAAGCAAATTCCTCCTGGTGTTTGCTTCTGGATCTTTGGCCAACTGCAGAATGAATAGTCTGCCCAGTTCTACAACACTCCCCTGAGTTTCTCGGCACAGAGGAGAGATGTTTCTAGGTGATTCTTCCAACCACTGGCTAATGCAGGCGCAGCAAATGTTCTCTCTCCAACCGTGAACACTGGACCTTATAAGCAAGTCACAAGGCTAGTGCAAGCGGCCTCCTGTTGGGGAGTTTCGGCTGGATTCTCAGAAGTCACCACTCCTACTGTGTAAAAGAGAGAAGATCAGCTGCAATCTCTTCATCACAGACATGACCTGAGTCTTACCTAGCAACTGGCTGTTTCTTTCCCTGGAAGTGTTTTGTGCGTGTTGTTTTGGTGTTTGCTTCTGGGTTTTCTTTAGGTTGTAACGTGTAATTTTGTCAGCGGGCCAGAGCCTGGGAGGCTCAGCGGAGCAACGAATGAAAAGTGGATCTGAAGAGCCAAATCTTCCTTTctgtaactcagtggttctcaagcaggggtacgCGTCTCtctggagcagtggttcccaacctttaacaacctgtgaacccctttcactaaaatgtgaagtctcgcgaaccccctccaaaaaatgaatatttccagggattttctcctttacccgagtataaattataaaagcagtgatcttggaaatataaaatttgtttttatgacatgcttattacacactctttattattcattattatttatcattacagtattttattgtattatgaaaacggcaacactcttccaagatctcgcTTTCGTAGCtcgtatcactttgaataagcctgttataagacaaggctcctatgtttcatcaaggagtatcagatgtgaaacagcaggaaggtatttaagaagccaactcaaagagttcctcctacacaagcattcaggtcttgagcagtccaggcaaacaccgcacgttacaacaaagcttaaacttgttcttcatcataattttaaaaacaatactagctgcctatttcattttaaaaatagcaaaaaatatccacctccctttccatttctcataaggagtcttgaagtttaaatctcctcagtgtgatagagatgcttgctttgatctgcttagctcttggaagtccaggggctccgggctgctgagacaactctgtccaccattagggaattttttcctgagaaccccctgtaacattttgcgaacccccaggggttcccgaaccccagtttgggaaccactgctctggagGGACTCAGAGGTCTTCAAgagggtacatcagctcatctagatatttgcctatttttacaacaggctgcataaaaagcactagcgaagtcagtgcaaactaaaatttcagacagaCAATGACTTTATACTGTTCCACAGACTATACACCGAAATGGacgtacaatatttatattccagttgctttattttataattatatggtaaaaatgagaaaggcagCAATTGTTCGGTACTAgtggctgtgacatttttgtatttttatgtctgattttgtaagcaagtcgtttttaagtgaggtgaaacttggggtgcacaagacaaatcagacgccagtcatctggaaaggttgagagctgctGCTGTAACTTCTCTGAAATTAATGAAGATCCACTAGGGACAGAGGCAATGCATGGAGAGGGAAATGggggggtcatgtgccccccctccagatttgctgcttggcttgtactgagcatgctcagtaacaccgctgaagccagctgccctcactctgtccctccctcacccccgcACTATTGGCAGGCACGGGTTGTCTCTGATTTATTAATCTtatccaagggtatgtctatactgcagctggaggTTTCATTTCCAGCTCGTGCAGACATACCcctgctagctctgatcaagctcgcaggctaaaaatagcaatgggaGCCCAGGTGGCAGGATAGGGAGCCAGCCGCGGTACTTACCCAGGGTTTCAGGTGGGGTTGTACTTGAGACGGAGAGCCCGTCCTGCTGCCCACACGTCTGTTTTTAGTACGCTAGCTCAGTCAGCGCCAGCGTGGGTACTCCTCTATGCAGAGACAACCCCAGGGGATAGAGTGAGGGCAGCCGGCTTCAGCGGTGTTACCGAGTAGGCTTAGTCTGTGtgaacatgctcagtacaagGCAAGTAAATCGGGGGCGGGCTcctgaccctgcatgccccccaccGCATCGCCTCTGCCTAtatgagctggaaattacacctccaactccagtgtagacacatcctagAACGGCACAGACATTTGTCAGTgattccctcccacacacacacacatacacacacccgcctcccaaagaaaacaaaatatatttttgatgaaATAGAAAAATTCTGATTCCATTGATTTTCGTGGGAAGGGGGGCCTGAGGGGGGAGAGATGttgtttaaaaactgaaaaccCCAAAAGTTTCTATTTTTTTGACCATTGAGAATGAAAGCCTGCTCTGTGTGGGTTTTGTACTGACCTGTCTACGTTGCTTAGTGGTGCGATTTGTTTTACTGGGCTTGCTACAGCAAGACAACCCCTAGCGTGGATATTGTTGTACCAACAGAAAGGTGCCTTATATGAGGGCTAGTCTTCATGTACAGTGCTACCAATGCAGCTGCTcggctgtagcactttagtgacgACGCTCCTGTcggcgtagttaatccatctccgcGAGAGGCAGCAGGTATGTCGACCAGAGACGCGCTCCCaacgacatagcgctgtctacatggggtggggggggagagtcgGTATAAATACGTCGCTCAggggcgtggatttttcacacccttgattGACATAGTTATTCTGATATAGTTCTGAAGTATAGACCTGGCTTTCGTATAGGTTATTCCTCTTCCAGTATGGGAATATGTTGTGCTGGTATAATGTGAATGCTAACTTTCTCTGGTGTAGACTAACCTGTAGATGACTCCCTGCTACCCTCTGCTCCCAGGGACCAATAGAAAACCTCTTCCTCCACTGGAAAATAGAGAGAGGTTCTTTTAAAAattccccttccctgctgttctCTGTGGTGTGGGCGCTGTTAGCTACTGGGATTTTTCCTTGGGGAgaagaatatttttcaaaattacacctctacctcgatataacactatccgatataacacgaattcggatataatgcagtaaagcagtgctccggggggggggggggggggctgcgcactccagtggatcaaagcaagttcgatataacgcagtttcacctataacgcggtaagattttttggctcccgaggacagcgttatatcaaggtagatgTGTATTgttattgattatttttatattgGTTAAAGTGCTGCTTGGATTTCTAGCCCTGCGGTTGATTCATGTACCTGGGTCTTTCCACAACCTGTAGCGGGAATGTGATCTTATAGTGGAATGTCTTTTTCACTTTCCTGTTCCTAGGAACGGGCTGAGCTTTTAACAAATCGGTGTTTCCCTCCCTGTTACCATCCAAGGGTTGTAGAGATACACTTATCTGGGGGCTGTAAAataatgggtcaaatcctgctcttgtttacacctgtgtaaatccagagtgactcctgattccagtggagttactcccatGTTTTGtcaatgtaaatgagatcagaaggtGGCCCAAATCTTCCCTTCTGCCAGGAAAGGTCGGGGGAATTGGCAATGGCTGGGCAGTCCAGAGGGAGATTGGGCCATTGTTcaatgaaatattatttaaattccCACTCCGTCGCACCCTCACCTCAGCCCGCTCGGActtacccctctccccagctctggtcAGACTGGAATTGTCAGAGTGTCTTAGGGGAGTTGGGCGCCTGCCTCTCATGGCTTAGCCTCCTTAAAGGCCTTGGAAAATTCCAGTCTTAATCATCCCATCCTCCCCATTCCTGCTAGCACCAATCCTTGCCAAGTTTGCTGTGTTCCCCATTGGTGTTCGAGTCACAGTCCCCTCTGGTGAACCATATTTATGTTCCCTCCCGACAAATGCTTAATAATATAGATAGGGGGCAGGGAAGCACAATAGAAAATACGGGTAtttaaaaatatggattttaTCCTTACTTCGGTAAATGCGAATTCTAAAATAAACACAAGTTGGCTTTGAACGCTGAACATTTGCATGAGCAGTAAGGACAACGGAGAAAGCCGCCGGTTGATCTCACTTGACCAGGGAACATGGGACAATCCTTTGGCAATTTCCACCTTCTGAAGCCAAGAAAGGGCCCCATCCTGTGACTCCCCCGTCTACGTGGGAGGAGCCATGGGCCTGCATAGACCCCCACTTAAATCGCTGCTGATGTAGCAAAGGGATGGGTGCTTAGAATGGCACCTAATGTTCAATGAGGggcatattttcaaaagcactgaagtgATTTCGAAGCCAGAGTCCCGTCAACTTTCATTGGGTGGGTTCTCAAGAGTCACTCATCtcctttgaaaatgggatttaggcccttctgaaaattttactccaaGTCTATGAATCCTCTGAATGATTCTCAGTGTCTCCTGTGTAGCTATCATTGCCTATTACATATATAGGAtaaccaggggtggctctatgttttttgccgccccaagcacggcagtcaggtggccttcggtgacatttctgcgggtgatctgccggtcccacgccttcggcgtacccgccgccgaagccgcgggactggcagacctcccgcagaaacgctgccgaaggctgcctgactgctgccctcacgNNNNNNNNNNNNNNNNNNNNNNNNNNNNNNNNNNNNNNNNNNNNNNNNNNNNNNNNNNNNNNNNNNNNNNNNNNNNNNNNNNNNNNNNNNNNNNNNNNNNcccccccccccccccccccccccccccccggcttgccgccccaggcacgtgcttgctgcgctggtgcctggagctgcccctgaggataactccaactgagatcagagccccgttgtgccgggcactgcacagacacacagcgagagacagtccctgctccaaagagtttatattCTCCCTCATCTCTTTTCCTCCTATACATTTTCCTCTCATATTTCCTTCTATAAACATCCTCACCAGTTACTCTTTGTTTCCCCACCTCTAATCCCTCTGATTTCTCTCCTCTTAGAAAAGATCCTCTCCTGCTCATCCGAGGAGGGATCCTGCAGTAGGGGGAGTGTATAGGGGGTCATGAACTGTCTGTGCCATGAATTGTCTGCCAGCGTTAGAGAAACTGGGCTCTCTCTGGGCTCCAGTAGGAGGTGGCGTGGGCAGTCAGATACTGCTGTGAAGCGAGTGTTAGAAGCTGGGTCGGACAGACTAGAATTCCACCAGGAGATTCTATGGAGAAGGTGCCAGATCCAGACCCCGGGAGGGAAGAGGAATACCTGATCTCGCAGCTCAGTGACAGATTCTGACCTGGGAGTTTTTGTCTGCCACCCAGCAGAACGGGAAGATTCTCCCAGCAAAAGCGACTGCTATGAAAGTGAAGATCTCAGTGTGGTTCTCAGCGTTGAAAAATGCCACCTGCCCCATTTTGTAGTCCAGGGCGACCCAGATCTTCCTGGGTCTCCTATCCGGTGGCAGGCTTGTCCAAGGAGAAGTGAGAGCCACATACTGAATTGGGTtcagctgccccacagcccagatCCCCTCCTCCGGCTCCAAGCTGATCCCTCCCTTTCTCGtcacagactctctggccacccccacgGCCCAACTGCTCCCGTCCACCTCCACTTCCCAGCAATGTCTCCCCGAGGTGaacccctcacagcccagcacacagggAACGGGATCAAATCTTCTGAAGTTGTCGGGCACGTCCTGCCGTGCAGGTCCCCATTTCACGCTTTTCCCATCCTCAGACAGGATGAGATGAGGatgagccgtgtctggatccaggGTCACgttggctgggggggaggagagaatcaAAGTGTTAGGGGCACTCccttaaatccctttgaaaattcctGCCTTTAATGGATAAGGAAAACCTTCAGTTGCACAAGATGAGGTAACTGGCAGGTCACCAACTTTGTTGCTGATGTAGGCTCAGctaggagggggtgggaggggtaggAGTGTCTATTTCTGAATCCGTAACAAGGTCCTGCCACTCAAGCTACATTTTATTAAGGCATCTAAACTGCTCCCCTTCTTCCCTTTGCTGTTTTATCAGCTTCATTTCAACAACTTCCCCTTGACACCGCCCATTGGATGCTACtggccataggcgccgacttctacTGGCGCTGGTGGGTGTTCGACCCTCCTctgtccccggccccgccccgacttcaccccaccccgcccctattccgactccttcTCCAAATccttgccccaactccgccccctccctgcccctattccgactccttccccaaatccctaccccggccctgcctgttccccacctcctcccctgagcgagccacgttcccgctcctcccccctccctcccggagcttgctacagctgtttggcggtggcaaGCGCTGgcaggtaggtggaggagcagggacgcggcgcgttcaggggagtaggtggaggcggaggtgaggcagggggtggggcggggagcttggctgccagtgggtgcagagcacccactactTTTTCCCTGTGGGTCCTCCAGCCCCGGATCACCCACGGAGTCTGCGCCTATGCTACAGGCAAAGGAGCCCGAGTTGTATCATTGTGACATCATTTGCTGACTCATTTCAACCAATGGGATTGCAAAAGAACTGTAGGGAGTGAATGATGACTGGCTGAAATACTTCTGATATCACAATGCTGTACCAAATGGGCACTGAGTGGAAATCAGGATTTTCTGGTGTCTGGGTTTTTTGACTGTCATCAAACTCAACAGGGTTCTTCCCATCGACGCCTGGAAGGTtccctgaaattttaaaattgattggACACGGTCTTCAAAATTTATCACATTACAATCAGAGAAATGCCATTGAATGCAAGGCCTCACCTCTCTCACTAAAAAatgttcataagaacataagaatgcccatactgggtcagaccaatggtccatctagcccagtatcttgtcttctggcagtggccaatgctacgtgcttcagagggaatgaacagaacagaaaaatgaccctgttgtccagtcccaggttctggcagtcaaaggcttagggacacccagggcatatggtttgcattcctgaccatcttggctaacagccattgatggacccatgtcctccaggaatttatctaattctttttgaacccagttttacttttggccttcacaacatcccctggcaatgagtcccacaggttgactgtgcattgtctgaagaagtacttccttttgcttgttttaagcCCGCTGgttattaatttcatcgggtgacccctggttcttgtgttatgtgacggggtaaataacacttccctgttcacttcCCCCACACCAGTCGTGATTTTGTAGAGCTCTATcctatccctccttagtcgtctctttgctaaactgaacagtcccagtctttttaatgtctccttgtatggcagctgttccatccccctgaTCAGTCTTGTTGCTCTTTTATGAACCATTTCCAATTTcgatatatctcttttgagatggggcgatcagaACTACACGCAGTATTTAAGGTGTGCgcgtagcatggatttatatagaggcattatgatattttctgtcttattatttatccctttcttaatgattcccagcattctgttcgcttttttgactgttgctggacattgagcagatgtttccagagaactagccacaatgactccaagatctttcttgagtggtaacagctaatacaGACgccatcattttacatgtatagttgggattatgttttccaatgcgcattattttgcatttatcaccattaaagtttatctgccattttgttgcccagtcatccagttttgtgagatcccttcatAACTCTCCAcagttagctttggacttaactatcttgagtagttttgtattatctgaaaactttgccacctcattgtttgtccctttttccagatcatttatgactatgttgtaCAGCACCAGTCCCAGTACGGACCCCTGGGGGAcgctactatttacctctctccattgtgaaaactgaccatttattcctactctttgtttcctatcttttaaccagttactgatccatgagatgtACAAGAGATATAAATCCTGTTGTCTCAACCACTTGCTGATTGGGGGGGGGTCAGGAAGTCATTTTCCCTATGGGCATCTTATTCCAAAATTCCACTGTAGAGGAGGGTTGGTAGCCTTCCTCGGTAGCCCCTACCAGCTGCTTCAATCAGAGACTGAATACAGGACCAGATAGACCATTGGTCCAACTGGATACTGGACTAGAGAGTCCATTTATCTGATCAGCTAAGAGAATTCGTGAGTTCCTGGAGGAAACTCATGGGGCTTTCTTGCTTAGAGCAGAATGGCATTTGAGAAACGGTGTGATTCACTGACTGTATTGACTAGCTCTTTAGGATCTTATATCACTTCTTAAATGCCCAAAACTAGAGTCCCCTTTTCAGGAGGAATTTCAAACTCCCGCTTCTCCTAAATCCCCACCCATTGATTTAGACAGAGGAGAATGAAATGGGGTTGGTTTGGGAAAAAGTTTTAAATAGAGAAGGAGGATTAggattaactctgaatttcctgggtttataatatTTGGTTTTGGGATCATTGCAACATGCCTgtaatgttgggtttttttaacccaAATTAACCCCAtcttaaagggatttttttttttttttttggcctggctATAATACAGTACTCAATTACACCATCCGTCCCCAAAATTTACCTTTGTCCAACTGCTTTCCAGATAGAATCGCTAGTGGGAGAAAAAGTGAAACACTTTAAACGTAGCTGCTGTCAACTTTATGAAGATATTTCTGTTGTTAACTAACATAACTGCAGATTAATTTCATATACAAAAGGGCAGACATAAATGCAAAGAAACCCACAAAGCTCTTTCTAGTCAGACAATGTTAATAAAGTTAAATGGTATTTAGGATTACTTGACTTGACTGATCCCCACACCTCTGCCAAGAGGGAGGCAGCATGAACTAGTGGCAAGGGTACTAGATCAGAGTCAAGAATCCAGGGTACTATTtctatctctgccactgacctactgtgtgaccttgggacgGTCACTTCTAGAACCAGTTGGAAAATTTTCCTTGAAatagttttctgtcagaaaattccaTTTGAGTAAATTGaactttttaactttttattgattttggtgaaattttgtttttttgggaaAAAAGGTAGGGGGCTGGAAATATCCCATTTCCAtatcccactgccagagcctttccctgcggCCTTCCCTCTGGCAGAACCTTTCCCTGCGGCTTTCCCTCTGCCAGAGCATTTCACCGccgcatgtagctacacataccctaacCACTGCTCCCAATGTGGACAAGGCATGAAgggtgtgtacagcacctagcataatggggcccttgTTCTTGGGTGGGGCCTCTATGGGCTACtgtaatactactaataaaagGGAATCTGTGTCCATCTCCCATTTCTCATCGAGTGGGAGAAAGATGATCAGTAAACAGAGATCCATACACAGGTGCCGACTTTGTGATTTGCCAAGGGGTGTTCGGcccctgctttgccccaagctctgcccccactccaccccttcctccaagc includes the following:
- the LOC117886987 gene encoding tripartite motif-containing protein 15-like; this translates as MLKKEMEGIAALKLNGEITSEELLQQTESERKKILSEFEKLHLFLEEKELLLLAQLEVLDKEILKRHDEFTTRLIQERSRLGTLISEMEGKCRQPASEFLQDIRSTLSRYETGKFQSPPSLPLELKRRVKEFSQKHTFLEHTLSKFKERLSSETKLDKAILSGKQLDKANVTLDPDTAHPHLILSEDGKSVKWGPARQDVPDNFRRFDPVPCVLGCEGFTSGRHCWEVEVDGSSWAVGVARESVTRKGGISLEPEEGIWAVGQLNPIQYVALTSPWTSLPPDRRPRKIWVALDYKMGQVAFFNAENHTEIFTFIAVAFAGRIFPFCWVADKNSQVRICH